In Clostridia bacterium, the genomic window GCAATTTGGTCAGGCTCATCAGGTGCCCTCCCGGCGGTACGGCACCGCCCAAGAGCCCGGTTTTTCCTCCCTGGACCGTCAGGCTCGTCCCGAGATCCCTCATGGTTTTCACGATTTCCTGTACTTCCGTTTCCTTATCGGGAAAGGAGAGGCTTTCCGCCCTGCCCACCAGGCCCGATTCATCGCGCAGGTAGTCTTCGAATTTTTCCGAATAAGGGACCACAAGGCTTCCCATCATCCTACCCCCTCTATCTCCAGCAGTCCCGCCAGCACCGCCCTGTAATCGTCCACCAGCACTACGTCGGCGAGGCGCGTAATGGGCGCCTGCCCGTCAATGTTAATCGCCACGATCAGGTCGCTTTTTTCAATGCCGGCATAAAACGCCGCCGCCCCCGAGGCCCCCACCACCAGGCAGACCTCCGGTCCAATCACCGCGCCGGACACGCCCACCAGGCGCTGCAGGGGAGCCCAGCCGCTCATAGCCACCGGCCGGGTCACTGCGAACTCGGCGCCCAATCTCCTGGCCGCTTCCTCCACCCAGGCCGCGTTTTCCTTGCCGTTCACCCCACGCCCGGCCACCAGGACGAACCGGGCATGGGACAAACCCTCTCCCGTTTCCGCCGGGATAAACTCCCCCGGCTGCCCGCCGGCCTCAAACTCTACCTTTTGCACGACCCGCTGCAGGTCGGGTATGGGCAGGGGTCTCATCCCCCGGGCCAGCACCACGCAGTACGGTTTTTTCTCCAAGGAAAACTCCCCTTGCAGGTGCCCGCTGTACACCGCCTTGCCGAAAACCGCCGCACCGGCAGCGTAACTTGCGCCCACCAGGGAACTGCCCCCCAAGCGGTATGCCAGGCGCACCGCCAGCTCACCGCCGACTTCGCCGGTAAAAAGGTACAGGTCCGAATCGTCTGCCAGCACCTTCAGAATTGGCAGAAAATCCTCCGCCAGATACCCGTCTACCTTGACCAGGATCACCTTTTCCGTAGGCGCGCAGCGCACCAGCTCTTCCCTTTTCTCCTCGTCGCGGTAAAAGAGCACCGTCCGGCCGCCCGGGCCGGCACCATACGCCGCCAGGAAACCGTGCAGTTCCTCGGCCATGGCTCGCGTATCCCCGCTGCAACCGTTTAAAACCACCGTGTATTTCATGGCCTCTCCAGCCTCTCCTTGAGGTAAAGCTCGTAAAGCAGCCGCGCCTTTTCCCGGGCATTTTCGCCTGCCAGGACCTTGCCCTGCCGGCCCTGTTCCTTTTTGACCAGTCGCAGGGGCCGGGCGGCAGGAGACCCCGGGTCATGCGCCACGGCTATGACCTCCACTTCCCGCTTCCCATACTGCAGCTTATCCTTGAGGGTCGGCACCCTGAGATACCCGCCGGTCACATTGCCTACGGCCAGCACCACGGGGGCTTTAACCTCCCGGCGTACCGAGCCGCCGTCCGTCGCCGCCGTTACCATGAGCGTCTCGCCTTCCCGCTCAACCCCGGTCACCTGCCCTATGCACGGCAGGCCCAGCATTTCCGCCAGTAAAAAGGGCGTCTTGCCGTTGTCGCCCACGGCGTTCTGCCGTCCGGCCAGCACCACGTCGAAGGAATGCCGGCGGGCGTACGAGGCCAAAAGCGCCGCCTTGGCCTCCGGGTGGAAGTGCAAATCCTCGCCGCAGTCCAAGCGTACCGCGTGGTCGAAACGTAGCGCATAGAGGTTTTTCAGATACCTGTCCGCGGAACGGTCGGCTATCGTCAAGGCCACCAGCTCCGCCTGGCCCCGGTCCCTGAGCCGCAAGGCCAGTTCCAGTGCGCTCTCGTCGAACGGGTTTAGCTGGGTGGGGACATAGGTGGTATCCACCGCCAGCCCGCCGGTTTTCCAGTCGTCCGGGCTCATCTTATCCAAGTCGGGGACTACCGAAAAGCAAACCAGGATTCTCATTTTTTCTCCAAGGGAATGATGGTGCCGGCATTCATGATCCCGTTGGGGTCAAAGGCTTCCTTGAGCTTCTTCAAGATATAGAACGAGGAGCCGTGTTCCTCGGCGATCCAGGGGGCCCGGTGCTTACCGACACCATGATGGTGGCACATGGTACCGCCGCGCTTCAGGGTTTCTTCCACGATAATTTTCTTGATGGGCAGGTGGTACTTGGTGATCTCTTCCTCAGGCTTGCAATCCACCACATTATAGTAATGCACGAAGTACATGTTGGTACCGTTGATATAGCTGTGGGAGGAGTGCCCGCCTACCAGCGTCATGTCCGGGATCTCGTTGCGGAGCCGTTCCACGCAGGCCTGATAAATGTCGTAAATTTGATCCCAGTTAGCAGCCACTTCCGTCGTGTTGCCGATATTCTTGGTCGCCAGGATCTCCCGGCGCTCTTCCTCCACCCTGGAAACATCCCAGTTCAGGTTTTCAAACCAGACCTGGATGTACTTGCTGTCCACTCTCCTGCACTCGGGGTACTTGGCTACGATCTGCTCGATGGCTTCCGCCGTGGCCTCCGATATCTTTTTGGGTCCTTCCGTCATGAAGATCAGGACACATTTGCCCTCGGCAAAATGGCCGAAGTGGGACTCGGCGTCCGCCTCATCATACAAACGCGCCACCGAGGGACGGTAACCTTCCACCATTACCTCCCTTAAGATCTCGAAGCCGGTTTTCATGTTTTCCAGGGTATAGCCCAGGAAGATGTTATTCTCCGGCATGTACTTGTGGATCTTCACCGTGACCTCGGTAATGAAGCAAAGGGCCCCTTCATTGCCGATAATCACGTGGCGCAGGTCGGGACCGGCTGCCCGCCGCGGCACGTTCTTGATCCTGGTCACGATTCCGCCCGGGAAAACGGCTTCCAGCCCCACGATCATCTCCTCGATGCCACCGTACAGGGTGGAAAACTGGCCGATGCTTCTCGTGGCCGTCAGGCCGCCCATTTGGGCCAATGGTTTTGATTGCGGGGAATGGCCCGTGGTGTAACCCAGTTCCCGCAGGCGGGTTTCCAGGACCTCCAGCGGAACCCCGCACTGGCAGGTGGCCTGCATGTTGTAGGTGTCAATGCTTATGATCTTGTTCATCCTGGA contains:
- a CDS encoding electron transfer flavoprotein subunit beta/FixA family protein; translation: MRILVCFSVVPDLDKMSPDDWKTGGLAVDTTYVPTQLNPFDESALELALRLRDRGQAELVALTIADRSADRYLKNLYALRFDHAVRLDCGEDLHFHPEAKAALLASYARRHSFDVVLAGRQNAVGDNGKTPFLLAEMLGLPCIGQVTGVEREGETLMVTAATDGGSVRREVKAPVVLAVGNVTGGYLRVPTLKDKLQYGKREVEVIAVAHDPGSPAARPLRLVKKEQGRQGKVLAGENAREKARLLYELYLKERLERP
- a CDS encoding electron transfer flavoprotein subunit alpha/FixB family protein, which produces MKYTVVLNGCSGDTRAMAEELHGFLAAYGAGPGGRTVLFYRDEEKREELVRCAPTEKVILVKVDGYLAEDFLPILKVLADDSDLYLFTGEVGGELAVRLAYRLGGSSLVGASYAAGAAVFGKAVYSGHLQGEFSLEKKPYCVVLARGMRPLPIPDLQRVVQKVEFEAGGQPGEFIPAETGEGLSHARFVLVAGRGVNGKENAAWVEEAARRLGAEFAVTRPVAMSGWAPLQRLVGVSGAVIGPEVCLVVGASGAAAFYAGIEKSDLIVAINIDGQAPITRLADVVLVDDYRAVLAGLLEIEGVG
- a CDS encoding FAD-binding oxidoreductase, with protein sequence MVREEIVRNLIEMLGEDRVVTDEQVLKVSSVDRFRRFEELHGVFTLPIPAAVVYVESTEEVAKVLKFANDHGINVVPRTGHSATEGGLETVVPDSIVVDGSRMNKIISIDTYNMQATCQCGVPLEVLETRLRELGYTTGHSPQSKPLAQMGGLTATRSIGQFSTLYGGIEEMIVGLEAVFPGGIVTRIKNVPRRAAGPDLRHVIIGNEGALCFITEVTVKIHKYMPENNIFLGYTLENMKTGFEILREVMVEGYRPSVARLYDEADAESHFGHFAEGKCVLIFMTEGPKKISEATAEAIEQIVAKYPECRRVDSKYIQVWFENLNWDVSRVEEERREILATKNIGNTTEVAANWDQIYDIYQACVERLRNEIPDMTLVGGHSSHSYINGTNMYFVHYYNVVDCKPEEEITKYHLPIKKIIVEETLKRGGTMCHHHGVGKHRAPWIAEEHGSSFYILKKLKEAFDPNGIMNAGTIIPLEKK